The Coffea arabica cultivar ET-39 chromosome 8e, Coffea Arabica ET-39 HiFi, whole genome shotgun sequence genome window below encodes:
- the LOC140013105 gene encoding tubulin beta-1 chain has translation MREILHIQAGQCGNQIGGKFWEVVCDEHGIDATGNHSGSSHVQLERVNVYYNEASGGRYVPRAVLMDLEPGTMDSLRTGPYGKIFKPDNFVFGQNGAGNNWAKGHYTEGAELIDSVLDVVRKEAENCDCLQGFQICHSLGGGTGSGMGTLLISKIREEYPDRMMLTFSVFPSPKVSDTVVEPYNATLSVHQLVENADECMVLDNEALYDICFRTLKLTNPSFGDLNHLISTTMSGVTCCLRFPGQLNSDLRKLAVNLIPFPRLHFFMVGFAPLTSRGSQQYRALTIPELTQQMWDAKNMMCAADPRHGRYLTASAMFRGKMSTKEVDEQMINVQNKNSSFFVEWIPNNVKSSVCDIPPTGLAMSSTFMGNSTSIQEMFRRVSEQFTVMFRRKAFLHWYTGEGMDEMEFTEAESNMNDLVSEYQQYQDAAASGDEDYDDDQEAVLES, from the exons ATGAGAGAAATTCTTCATATCCAAGCAGGGCAATGCGGCAACCAGATTGGTGGCAAGTTTTGGGAAGTCGTTTGTGATGAACATGGGATTGATGCCACAGGAAACCACAGTGGCAGCTCTCATGTTCAGCTCGAGAGGGTCAATGTTTACTACAATGAGGCCAGTGGTGGCAGGTACGTCCCGAGAGCTGTCCTCATGGACCTTGAACCTGGGACTATGGACAGTTTGAGGACTGGACCATATGGGAAGATTTTCAAGCCTGACAACTTTGTTTTCGGCCAAAATGGTGCCGGAAACAATTGGGCTAAGGGCCATTATACTGAAGGAGCTGAGCTGATTGATTCTGTTCTTGATGTTGTTCGAAAGGAAGCAGAGAACTGTGATTGCTTACAAG GATTTCAAATATGCCATTCACTTGGAGGAGGCACCGGATCAGGAATGGGGACTCTGCTGATATCTAAGATCAGGGAAGAGTACCCTGATAGAATGATGCTGACATTCTCAGTCTTCCCTTCTCCAAAGGTCTCTGACACAGTTGTTGAGCCCTACAATGCCACACTCTCAGTTCACCAACTGGTTGAGAATGCCGATGAATGCATGGTCCTGGACAATGAAGCACTCTACGATATTTGTTTCAGAACACTCAAGCTCACAAATCCAAGCT TTGGTGATTTGAACCACCTGATTTCAACAACCATGAGTGGAGTAACATGTTGCCTTCGTTTCCCTGGCCAACTTAATTCTGATCTGAGAAAGCTAGCGGTGAACTTAATTCCATTCCCACGCCTACACTTCTTCATGGTTGGATTTGCACCCTTAACTTCAAGAGGATCGCAGCAATACAGAGCACTCACCATTCCGGAGCTCACGCAACAAATGTGGGACGCCAAGAACATGATGTGCGCTGCTGATCCACGCCACGGTAGATACCTGACAGCCTCAGCAATGTTCCGAGGCAAAATGAGCACCAAAGAGGTTGATGAGCAGATGATCAATGTGCAAAACAAGAACTCATCATTCTTTGTCGAGTGGATCCCAAATAATGTAAAATCAAGTGTTTGTGACATTCCACCAACAGGGTTGGCAATGTCTTCGACATTTATGGGGAATTCAACATCGATTCAAGAGATGTTTAGGCGTGTTTCCGAGCAGTTTACAGTCATGTTTAGGAGGAAGGCTTTCTTGCATTGGTACACTGGTGAAGGAATGGATGAAATGGAGTTCACTGAGGCTGAAAGTAACATGAATGATTTGGTTTCTGAATATCAGCAGTATCAAGATGCTGCAGCCTCTGGTGATGAAGACTATGATGATGATCAAGAGGCGGTTCTGGAAAGCTAA
- the LOC140012921 gene encoding glutamate--cysteine ligase, chloroplastic, producing the protein MALMSQAGPSYCVQPEIVRCKAGHSVVYSLTGSMEGSKVKDVCFGFRFSSSNLSKQRRSYGPGESKRKHQVIVAASPPTEDAVVAAEPLTKEDLVGYLASGCKPKEKWRIGTEHEKFGFEFGTLRPMKYEQIAELLNSISERFDWDKIMEGENIIGLKQGKQSISLEPGGQFELSGAPLETLHQTCAEVNSHLYQVKAVAEEMGIGFLGIGFQPKWGLKDIPIMPKGRYEIMRNYMPKVGSLGLDMMFRTCTVQVNLDFSSEADMIRKFRAGLALQPIATALFANSPFTEGKPNGYLSMRSQIWTDTDNNRAGMLPFVFDDSFGFEQYVEYALDVPMYFVYRKKEYVNCAGMSFRDFMAGKLPSIPGEYPSLNDWENHLTTIFPEVRLKRYLEMRGADGGPWRRLCALPAFWVGLLYDEISLQSVLDMTADWTAEERQMLRNKVPKSGLNTPFRDGLLKHVAQDVVKLAKDGLERRGFKETGFLNEVAEVVKTGVTPAEKLLELYHGKWGQSVDPVFEELLY; encoded by the exons ATGGCACTAATGTCCCAGGCTGGTCCATCATACTGCGTTCAGCCTGAGATCGTAAGATGTAAAGCTGGACACAGTGTGGTTTATAGCCTAACCGGCAGCATGGAGGGGTCTAAAGTTAAGGATGTTTGTTTTGGTTTCCGTTTCTCTTCGTCAAATTTGTCGAAGCAGCGAAGGAGTTATGGTCCTGGAGAGAGTAAAAGGAAACACCAGGTGATTGTTGCTGCAAGCCCTCCTACAGAGGATGCTGTTGTTGCTGCAGAGCCACTGACAAAGGAAGATCTTGTAGGGTACCTGGCTTCCGGATGCAAGCCTAAGGAGAAATGGAG AATCGGCACTGAACATGAAAAGTTTGGTTTTGAGTTTGGGACTCTCCGACCAATGAAATATGAACAAATTGCGGAGTTGCTTAATAGTATTTCTGAGAGATTTGACTGGGACAAAATAATGGAGGGCGAGAACATTATTGGTCTGAAACAG GGAAAGCAAAGCATATCACTGGAGCCTGGTGGCCAATTTGAGTTAAGTGGTGCACCACTTGAAACTCTGCATCAAACTTGTGCAGAGGTTAATTCACATCTTTACCAG GTCAAAGCTGTTGCAGAGGAGATGGGCATTGGATTTCTAGGAATTGGTTTCCAACCCAAATGGGGATTAAAGGACATACCTATAATGCCGAAG GGGAGATATGAAATTATGAGAAATTACATGCCTAAAGTTGGCTCACTGGGGCTTGACATGATGTTCAGAACGTGTACTGTTCAG GTGAATCTGGACTTCAGTTCTGAAGCTGACATGATAAGAAAATTCCGAGCTGGTCTTGCACTGCAGCCT ATTGCCACAGCTTTATTTGCAAATTCACCGTTCACTGAAGGAAAACCAAATGGATATCTTAGCATGCGAAG CCAAATTTGGACAGATACAGATAATAATCGTGCAGGCATGCTTCCCTTTGTCTTCGATGACTCTTTTGG GTTTGAGCAATATGTAGAATATGCTCTTGATGTGCCAATGTATTTTGTGTATCGGAAAAAGGAGTATGTCAACTGTGCTGGAATGTCATTCCGG GATTTTATGGCAGGAAAACTTCCTTCTATTCCTGGTGAATATCCGAGCCTGAATGACTGGGAGAATCATCTCACAACAATATTTCCTGAG GTGAGGCTTAAGAGATATTTGGAGATGAGAGGTGCTGATGGAGGACCTTGGAGGAGGCTATGTGCGCTGCCTGCATTCTGG GTGGGCCTTCTATATgatgaaatttctcttcaaagtgTTCTGGACATGACAGCTGATTGGACGGCAGAAGAAAGACAAATGCTCAGGAATAAG GTACCAAAGAGTGGTTTGAATACACCATTCCGGGATGGGCTGCTGAAGCATGTGGCACAAGACGTGGTAAAgttggctaag GATGGTTTAGAGAGGAGAGGCTTCAAGGAAACAGGATTTTTGAATGAAGTTGCTGAAGTTGTGAAAACAG GTGTAACACCTGCAGAGAAGCTCCTGGAGTTGTACCATGGGAAGTGGGGGCAAAGTGTAGATCCTGTTTTCGAGGAGCTGCTCTACTGA